A section of the Gloeobacter violaceus PCC 7421 genome encodes:
- the lspA gene encoding signal peptidase II has protein sequence MSAKNPWFWLAAILAIALDRLTKVWVVAQLAPGESIALWPGVFHLTLVKNSGAAFSLFAGGSDWLKWISLLVSVGLCVYALVGPHLGSWEQMGFGLLLGGAVGNGFDRFAFGEVTDFLDFRLIQFPVFNGADIAINLGLACLLIGTLRSESRTPAPARPASKQIREPTDTTGG, from the coding sequence GTGAGCGCGAAAAATCCCTGGTTCTGGCTGGCGGCCATCTTGGCTATCGCCCTTGACCGGCTCACCAAGGTCTGGGTGGTCGCCCAGCTGGCGCCGGGGGAGAGCATCGCTCTGTGGCCGGGGGTCTTTCACCTGACGCTGGTCAAAAACAGCGGCGCCGCCTTCAGCCTGTTTGCCGGGGGCAGCGATTGGCTCAAGTGGATCTCGCTGTTGGTGAGCGTCGGTTTGTGCGTCTACGCGCTGGTCGGTCCGCACCTGGGCTCCTGGGAGCAGATGGGCTTCGGTCTGCTGTTGGGCGGGGCTGTCGGCAACGGCTTCGACCGCTTCGCCTTTGGCGAGGTCACCGATTTTCTGGACTTCAGGCTGATTCAGTTTCCGGTCTTCAACGGCGCCGACATCGCCATCAACCTGGGACTGGCCTGTCTGCTCATCGGCACGCTGCGTTCCGAAAGTCGCACCCCAGCCCCCGCGCGCCCGGCCTCCAAGCAGATCCGCGAACCCACCGACACCACCGGAGGGTAA